In the genome of Photobacterium sp. TLY01, one region contains:
- the erpA gene encoding iron-sulfur cluster insertion protein ErpA, protein MSDASFPLNFSDVAANKVKALIAEEENPDLKLRVYITGGGCSGFQYGFTFDEKVNEGDMTIENSGVTLVVDPMSLQYLIGGTVDYTEGLEGSRFFVNNPNATTTCGCGASFSV, encoded by the coding sequence ATGAGCGATGCCAGTTTCCCGCTGAACTTTTCAGATGTTGCAGCGAATAAGGTGAAAGCGCTGATAGCGGAAGAAGAAAATCCTGATCTGAAGCTGCGTGTGTATATCACAGGTGGTGGCTGCAGTGGTTTTCAGTACGGTTTCACCTTTGATGAGAAAGTCAACGAAGGTGATATGACGATTGAGAACAGCGGCGTGACTCTGGTCGTTGACCCGATGAGTCTGCAGTATCTCATTGGCGGCACAGTGGATTATACCGAAGGGCTGGAAGGCTCCCGTTTCTTTGTCAATAACCCGAATGCCACCACCACTTGTGGCTGCGGTGCATCCTTTAGCGTGTAA